The Petropleomorpha daqingensis genome includes a window with the following:
- a CDS encoding helix-turn-helix domain-containing protein has product MAASNRPLVVSVVCADGLIGSFGLGVCHEVFGYDRRHMGLPRFDFGLVAEVPGVVRTDTGLGIVADHGFDRLERSDIVLITAWEVFDVLPSDALLTALRRAHARGATIVSHCTGVFVLATAGLLDGQRVTTHWKWAGELAARFPELDVDPAVLYVDNGSIITGAGTAAGVDTLLHLVRREWGAAAANQLAREMVVPPHRDGGQAQFIDAPVPACQDDLLGAVLDWATAHLAEDISVELLARRALMSPRSFARRFKATTGTTPHSWLLGQRLAAAEELLENSDAPVEEIARLVGFGTAAGLREQFARRRGVSPRAYRQTFRAASAAGTAPVQLDKHRLGAGRVRRDETRVEAGLGQPA; this is encoded by the coding sequence ATGGCCGCATCGAACCGTCCTCTGGTGGTCAGCGTCGTCTGCGCCGACGGGCTCATCGGCAGCTTCGGGCTGGGCGTGTGCCACGAGGTGTTCGGCTACGACCGCCGGCACATGGGCCTGCCGCGGTTCGACTTCGGGCTGGTCGCGGAGGTGCCGGGCGTCGTCCGCACCGACACCGGCCTCGGCATCGTCGCCGACCACGGGTTCGACCGGCTCGAGCGCTCCGACATCGTGCTCATCACGGCGTGGGAGGTCTTCGACGTCCTGCCGTCGGACGCCCTGCTGACCGCCCTGCGGCGGGCGCACGCGCGCGGCGCCACGATCGTCAGCCACTGCACCGGCGTCTTCGTGCTGGCCACCGCCGGGCTGCTGGACGGGCAGCGCGTGACCACCCACTGGAAGTGGGCCGGCGAGCTGGCCGCCCGGTTCCCCGAGCTGGACGTCGACCCGGCCGTCCTCTACGTCGACAACGGCTCGATCATCACCGGCGCCGGGACGGCGGCCGGCGTGGACACCCTGCTGCACCTGGTGCGCCGCGAGTGGGGTGCCGCCGCGGCCAACCAGCTCGCCCGCGAGATGGTCGTGCCCCCGCACCGCGACGGCGGCCAGGCGCAGTTCATCGACGCACCCGTGCCGGCCTGCCAGGACGACCTGCTCGGCGCGGTCCTGGACTGGGCGACCGCGCACCTCGCCGAGGACATCAGCGTCGAGCTGCTCGCCCGGCGGGCGCTGATGAGCCCGCGCAGCTTCGCCCGGCGGTTCAAGGCGACCACCGGCACGACCCCGCACTCCTGGCTGCTGGGCCAGCGGCTGGCCGCGGCCGAGGAGCTGCTAGAGAACAGCGACGCCCCGGTGGAGGAGATCGCCCGCCTGGTCGGCTTCGGGACGGCGGCCGGCCTGCGCGAGCAGTTCGCCCGCCGCCGCGGGGTCTCCCCGAGGGCCTACCGGCAGACGTTCCGCGCCGCGTCAGCTGCCGGGACGGCGCCGGTGCAGCTGGACAAGCACCGGCTCGGGGCTGGCCGGGTGCGGCGCGACGAGACCCGCGTCGAGGCGGGCCTCGGCCAGCCGGCGTAG
- a CDS encoding DUF3072 domain-containing protein yields the protein MSESQAQTDPTAEKDPSDWVTGDEPATGPQKSYLQTLAREAGTEVPDDLTKADASRKIDELQEETGRGS from the coding sequence ATGAGCGAATCGCAGGCGCAGACCGACCCCACCGCCGAGAAGGACCCGTCGGACTGGGTGACCGGCGACGAGCCGGCCACCGGGCCGCAGAAGAGCTACCTGCAGACGCTGGCGCGCGAGGCCGGCACGGAGGTCCCCGACGACCTCACCAAGGCCGACGCGTCGCGGAAGATCGACGAGCTGCAGGAGGAGACCGGCCGCGGCTCGTGA
- a CDS encoding response regulator transcription factor, which produces MTRVLVVEDEESFSDALSYMLKREGFDTAVAATGPDALAEFDRGGADIVLLDLMLPGLSGTEVCRQLRSRSAVPIIMLTAKDSEIDKVVGLELGADDYVTKPYSARELVARIRAVLRRRGENGDVPAEPVLEAGPVRMDVERHVVVVDGEAVALPLKEFDLLELLLRNAGRVLTRMQLIDRVWGSDYVGDTKTLDVHVKRLRAKIEPDPANPQFLLTVRGLGYKLEA; this is translated from the coding sequence ATGACGCGGGTGCTGGTGGTCGAGGACGAGGAGTCCTTCTCCGACGCGCTGTCGTACATGCTCAAGCGCGAGGGGTTCGACACCGCCGTCGCGGCGACCGGGCCGGATGCCCTCGCCGAGTTCGACCGGGGCGGCGCGGACATCGTGCTGCTGGACCTGATGCTGCCCGGCCTGTCGGGCACCGAGGTCTGCCGGCAGCTGCGCAGCCGCAGCGCCGTGCCGATCATCATGCTGACCGCCAAGGACAGCGAGATCGACAAGGTCGTGGGCCTGGAGCTCGGCGCCGACGACTACGTGACCAAGCCGTACTCGGCGCGCGAGCTGGTCGCCCGGATCCGCGCCGTCCTGCGCCGGCGGGGCGAGAACGGCGACGTCCCCGCCGAGCCCGTGCTCGAGGCCGGGCCGGTGCGGATGGACGTCGAGCGGCACGTCGTCGTCGTGGACGGCGAGGCGGTCGCCCTGCCGCTCAAGGAGTTCGACCTGCTCGAACTGCTGCTGCGCAACGCCGGTCGGGTGCTGACCCGCATGCAGCTCATCGACCGGGTCTGGGGCTCGGACTACGTGGGGGACACCAAGACCCTCGACGTCCACGTCAAGCGGCTGCGCGCCAAGATCGAGCCGGACCCGGCCAACCCGCAGTTCCTGCTGACCGTGCGAGGTCTGGGCTACAAGCTCGAGGCCTGA
- a CDS encoding sensor histidine kinase has product MSPLVALLVGLAVGAGGATAVLLTRLRAAREVLPAPAPFERTEPALARRLVDLMDPAVVLLDADDVIVLANPAARALGIVRDTRLLVPELLQLALEVRTGGSRRRDVRLPGGLVGGGPRLVGVHGVRLDSGAAPPPGPVALVLQDVTEVRRGEAVRRDFVANVGHELKTPVGALALLAEALEDAADDPETVRRFATRAGRETERLGRLVRELIDLSRLQGGEPLPELEPVQVDTVIAEAVDRTRTAASAKQMVIATGGEHGLVVRGVEAQLATAVTNLLANAVAYSPEETKIAVAARARSGFAEIAVTDSGIGIPRADRSRIFERFYRVDQSRASRTGGTGLGLAIVKHVASNHGGSVTVWSEEGVGSTFTLRIPLAAGGVPDPDTAIEIENAAPERAVEKGRT; this is encoded by the coding sequence GTGAGTCCGCTGGTGGCGCTGCTCGTCGGCCTCGCCGTCGGCGCCGGTGGCGCGACGGCGGTGCTGCTGACGCGCCTGCGCGCGGCCCGGGAGGTCCTCCCGGCCCCTGCTCCGTTCGAGCGGACGGAGCCTGCGCTGGCTCGCCGCCTGGTGGATCTCATGGACCCCGCCGTCGTCCTGCTCGACGCCGACGACGTCATCGTGCTCGCCAACCCCGCGGCGCGCGCCCTGGGCATCGTCCGCGACACCCGCCTGCTGGTCCCCGAGCTCCTGCAGCTCGCGCTGGAGGTGCGCACGGGCGGCAGCCGCCGGCGCGACGTCCGGCTGCCCGGCGGTCTCGTCGGTGGCGGACCGCGGCTGGTCGGCGTCCACGGCGTGCGGCTGGACAGCGGCGCGGCTCCGCCGCCGGGCCCGGTCGCCCTGGTGCTGCAGGACGTCACCGAGGTCCGCCGCGGTGAGGCGGTGCGCCGCGACTTCGTCGCCAACGTCGGGCACGAGCTGAAGACGCCGGTCGGTGCGCTGGCGCTGCTGGCCGAGGCGCTCGAGGACGCCGCCGACGACCCGGAGACGGTGCGCCGCTTCGCCACCCGGGCCGGTCGGGAGACCGAGCGGCTGGGCCGGCTGGTCCGCGAGCTGATCGACCTGTCCCGCCTGCAGGGCGGCGAACCGCTGCCGGAGCTCGAGCCGGTCCAGGTCGACACGGTCATCGCCGAGGCGGTGGACCGCACCCGGACGGCGGCGAGCGCGAAGCAGATGGTCATCGCCACCGGCGGCGAGCACGGCCTGGTCGTCCGCGGGGTGGAGGCGCAGCTGGCCACCGCGGTGACCAACCTGCTGGCCAACGCGGTCGCCTACAGCCCCGAGGAGACCAAGATCGCGGTCGCCGCGCGAGCCCGCTCCGGGTTCGCCGAGATCGCGGTCACCGACAGCGGCATCGGCATCCCGCGGGCGGACCGCTCGCGGATCTTCGAGCGCTTCTACCGGGTCGACCAGTCACGGGCCAGCCGTACCGGCGGCACCGGGCTGGGCCTGGCCATCGTCAAGCACGTGGCCAGCAACCACGGCGGATCGGTGACGGTCTGGAGCGAGGAGGGCGTCGGCTCGACGTTCACCCTCCGGATCCCCCTGGCCGCCGGCGGTGTCCCCGACCCCGACACCGCCATCGAGATCGAGAACGCGGCGCCGGAGCGCGCCGTCGAGAAGGGACGGACATGA
- the phoU gene encoding phosphate signaling complex protein PhoU — MRQQYHEELADINNCLVEMANTVGSAMSKATTALLDADVALADLVIAGDEQVDAARESLEQRCFMLLAQQQPVATDLRTITAATRIVADLERMGDLAVHVAKVARMRFPDHAVPLEVRPIFLEAGHVAERLVAQTATVIAKLDVEAAGRLEADDDLMDQLHRQLFRELLSKDWPHGIEAAIDVTLLGRYYERFADHAVSVARRVVYLVTGEREMQNMS; from the coding sequence GTGCGCCAGCAGTACCACGAGGAACTCGCCGACATCAACAACTGCCTGGTCGAGATGGCCAACACGGTCGGGTCGGCGATGAGCAAGGCCACCACCGCCCTGCTGGACGCCGACGTCGCGCTGGCCGACCTGGTCATCGCCGGGGACGAACAGGTCGACGCCGCCCGGGAGAGCCTCGAGCAGCGCTGCTTCATGCTGCTGGCCCAGCAGCAGCCGGTCGCCACCGACCTGCGCACGATCACCGCGGCGACGCGCATCGTCGCCGACCTCGAGCGGATGGGCGACCTCGCCGTCCACGTGGCCAAGGTGGCGCGGATGCGCTTCCCCGACCACGCGGTGCCGCTGGAGGTCCGGCCGATCTTCCTCGAGGCCGGGCACGTGGCCGAGCGCCTCGTCGCCCAGACGGCCACGGTCATCGCCAAGCTCGACGTCGAGGCCGCCGGCCGGCTGGAGGCCGACGACGACCTCATGGACCAGCTGCACCGCCAGCTGTTCCGCGAGCTGCTCTCCAAGGACTGGCCGCACGGCATCGAGGCCGCGATCGACGTGACCCTGCTCGGCCGCTACTACGAGCGGTTCGCCGACCACGCCGTCAGCGTCGCCCGCCGGGTCGTCTACCTGGTCACCGGCGAGCGCGAGATGCAGAACATGTCCTAG
- a CDS encoding phosphoglyceromutase — protein sequence MAVVTGTLVLLRHGESEWNKANLFTGWVDVPLSDKGRAEATRGGELLAEHALLPDVLHTSVLKRAITTAELALAAADRQWIPVQRSWRLNERHYGALQGKDKAATLAEYGEEQFMVWRRSYDTPPPPIEAGSEFSQDADPRYAVLPPEVRPATECLADVVVRMLPYWYDAIVPDLRADRTVLVAAHGNSLRALVKHLDGMGDQEVVGLNIPTGVPLRYDLDDDLTPLKPGGEYLDPEAAAEAIEAVKNQGKK from the coding sequence ATGGCGGTCGTGACCGGAACGCTGGTGCTGCTGCGACACGGCGAGAGCGAGTGGAACAAGGCCAACCTGTTCACCGGGTGGGTCGACGTCCCGCTGTCGGACAAGGGACGGGCCGAGGCGACCCGCGGCGGTGAGCTGCTGGCCGAGCACGCCCTGCTGCCCGACGTGCTGCACACGTCGGTGCTCAAGCGGGCCATCACCACCGCCGAGCTGGCGCTGGCCGCGGCCGACCGGCAGTGGATCCCGGTGCAGCGCTCCTGGCGGCTCAACGAGCGGCACTACGGCGCGCTGCAGGGCAAGGACAAGGCGGCCACCCTCGCCGAGTACGGCGAGGAGCAGTTCATGGTCTGGCGCCGCTCCTACGACACCCCGCCGCCGCCGATCGAGGCCGGCAGCGAGTTCAGCCAGGACGCCGACCCGCGCTACGCGGTGCTGCCGCCGGAGGTGCGCCCGGCGACCGAGTGCCTCGCCGACGTCGTCGTCCGGATGCTGCCGTACTGGTACGACGCGATCGTCCCCGACCTGCGCGCCGACCGGACCGTGCTGGTCGCCGCGCACGGCAACAGCCTGCGCGCGCTGGTCAAGCACCTCGACGGCATGGGCGACCAGGAGGTGGTCGGGCTGAACATCCCGACCGGCGTCCCGCTGCGCTACGACCTGGACGACGACCTCACGCCCCTCAAGCCGGGCGGTGAGTACCTCGACCCGGAGGCCGCGGCCGAGGCGATCGAGGCCGTGAAGAACCAGGGCAAGAAGTAG
- a CDS encoding class I SAM-dependent methyltransferase, producing MRAAQRWAEELAAWAIDPAILAAAPESPYGFPPGLFGSRRGSVVTHEAVRGGRPGSVLDVGCGGGAASIPVGAAELLAVDESADMLDRYRAAAAPTPVRTWCGRWPDVAGEVPAADVVVAANVVYNVPDLPGFLTALTGHARCRVVVELTDAHPWTALAPLWRHFHGQGRPDGPTSVLFGEVLADLGIAAGSSTWERLDLFRGGDPAEVLAFTRRRLCLPADRDPEIAAELARLDDAPPPTATTFWWDVG from the coding sequence GTGCGAGCGGCGCAGCGCTGGGCGGAGGAGCTCGCGGCCTGGGCGATCGACCCCGCGATCCTGGCCGCCGCCCCGGAGTCGCCCTACGGCTTCCCGCCGGGCCTGTTCGGCAGCCGCCGCGGCTCGGTCGTGACGCACGAGGCGGTCCGCGGTGGCCGGCCCGGCTCGGTGCTCGACGTCGGCTGCGGCGGAGGCGCGGCCAGCATCCCGGTGGGCGCGGCCGAGCTGCTCGCGGTGGACGAGTCGGCGGACATGCTCGACCGCTACCGGGCCGCGGCGGCCCCCACGCCGGTGCGGACCTGGTGCGGCCGGTGGCCCGACGTGGCCGGCGAGGTCCCGGCGGCCGACGTCGTCGTCGCGGCGAACGTCGTCTACAACGTGCCGGACCTGCCCGGCTTCCTGACCGCGCTGACCGGGCACGCCCGCTGCCGGGTGGTGGTCGAGCTGACCGACGCCCACCCGTGGACCGCGCTGGCGCCGCTGTGGCGGCACTTCCACGGCCAGGGCCGGCCGGACGGACCGACGTCGGTGCTGTTCGGCGAGGTCCTGGCCGACCTGGGCATCGCGGCGGGCTCGTCGACCTGGGAGCGCCTCGACCTGTTCCGGGGCGGGGACCCCGCCGAGGTGCTCGCGTTCACCCGCCGGCGGCTGTGCCTGCCGGCCGACCGGGATCCGGAGATCGCCGCGGAGTTGGCCCGGCTGGACGACGCGCCCCCGCCGACCGCGACCACCTTCTGGTGGGACGTGGGCTAG
- a CDS encoding MFS transporter: MTAAGDVPPGYARRWWVLATMTVCMLVVITGNTILNVALPTLQRELDATQGELQWVIDAYILVFAGLLFSWGVIGDRIGRKKVLLIGLTLFAVASLFAAFSGSAVELIAWRSVMGIGGAAVQPTTLAVITNVFPPGERARAIGIWASANGVGVAAGPLAGGAVLAHFWWGAVFLIGVGICVLGVVAVLLVVPESRDPFPRRLDVPGVLLSIVALAGLVYGIIRGGSGVGWTDPTVLVPLVGGAVLLAVFVWLQRRSTHPALDVSLFRNPAFSAAAAALGLNFFALQGATFYLVYYLQGVRGYTALQSGAALIPVAAGMAVMGLRSSVLAQQYGAKLVVTAGFLLVGASFAGIQLFDVASPLWLLVVVFSAQGLGMGAIFPPATESIMSVVPREKAGAGAAVNNSVRQVGGALGVAILGSILTAAYRADLADTLDGLPAAVREQSSESIVATLETVRRIAAGADADAARAAAGVVDAAKEAFVSAMHTTALYTASCALVAVVVVLTWLPGRRSVPDLARQNA; this comes from the coding sequence GTGACCGCGGCCGGCGACGTACCGCCGGGCTACGCCCGTCGGTGGTGGGTGCTGGCCACCATGACGGTCTGCATGCTGGTCGTGATCACCGGCAACACGATCCTCAACGTCGCGCTGCCCACCCTGCAGCGCGAGCTCGACGCCACGCAGGGCGAGCTGCAGTGGGTGATCGACGCCTACATCCTCGTGTTCGCCGGCCTGCTGTTCTCGTGGGGCGTCATCGGCGACCGGATCGGCCGCAAGAAGGTCCTGCTCATCGGGCTGACCCTGTTCGCGGTCGCGTCGCTGTTCGCCGCGTTCAGCGGCAGCGCGGTCGAGCTGATCGCGTGGCGCTCGGTCATGGGCATCGGTGGGGCCGCCGTGCAGCCCACCACGCTGGCGGTGATCACCAACGTCTTCCCGCCGGGGGAGCGGGCCCGCGCGATCGGCATCTGGGCCAGTGCCAACGGCGTCGGGGTCGCTGCCGGGCCGCTGGCCGGAGGGGCGGTCCTCGCCCACTTCTGGTGGGGGGCGGTGTTCCTCATCGGGGTCGGGATCTGCGTCCTGGGTGTGGTCGCGGTGCTCCTCGTCGTCCCGGAGTCGCGCGACCCCTTCCCGCGCCGGCTGGACGTCCCGGGCGTGCTGCTGTCGATCGTCGCCCTCGCCGGGCTGGTCTACGGCATCATCCGCGGCGGCTCCGGGGTGGGCTGGACCGATCCGACGGTGCTGGTGCCGCTGGTCGGCGGGGCGGTGCTGCTGGCGGTGTTCGTCTGGCTGCAGCGCCGTTCCACCCACCCGGCGCTGGACGTCTCGCTGTTCCGCAACCCGGCGTTCTCCGCGGCCGCGGCCGCCCTGGGACTCAACTTCTTCGCGCTGCAGGGCGCGACGTTCTACCTCGTCTACTACCTGCAGGGCGTCCGCGGCTACACCGCGCTGCAGAGCGGCGCGGCTCTCATCCCGGTCGCCGCCGGCATGGCGGTCATGGGCCTGCGCAGCTCGGTGCTGGCCCAGCAGTACGGCGCCAAGCTGGTGGTCACGGCCGGTTTCCTGCTGGTCGGGGCGTCGTTCGCCGGGATCCAGCTGTTCGACGTCGCGTCCCCGCTGTGGCTGCTGGTCGTGGTGTTCAGCGCTCAGGGCCTGGGCATGGGGGCGATCTTCCCGCCGGCCACCGAGTCGATCATGTCCGTCGTCCCGCGCGAGAAGGCCGGTGCGGGGGCCGCGGTGAACAACTCCGTGCGCCAGGTCGGCGGCGCGCTGGGCGTGGCCATCCTGGGTTCGATCCTCACCGCCGCCTACCGGGCCGACCTGGCCGACACCCTCGACGGCCTGCCGGCCGCCGTCCGGGAGCAGTCGTCGGAGTCGATCGTGGCCACGCTCGAGACGGTGCGCCGCATCGCGGCGGGTGCGGACGCCGACGCCGCCCGGGCCGCCGCCGGGGTGGTCGACGCGGCGAAGGAGGCGTTCGTCTCGGCGATGCACACCACCGCCCTGTACACCGCGTCGTGCGCGCTCGTGGCGGTGGTCGTCGTCCTCACCTGGCTGCCGGGACGACGGAGCGTGCCCGACCTCGCGCGTCAGAACGCCTAG
- a CDS encoding YbjN domain-containing protein, which translates to MSVVDDLDAVIGETLRDSELEHEHPAPGRWLVDLPGTKKLKTVCGLIVGEHALRVEAFVCRQPDENREQLWTFLLQHNARMYGVAFSIDSVGDIYLTGRLPHAAVTPEEIDRILGAVLSYADDSFNTMLEIGFGTSIRREWAWRVKRGESLRNLEAFAAFADPAAFADPDSRRPQGDGGE; encoded by the coding sequence GTGAGCGTCGTCGACGACCTCGACGCGGTCATCGGCGAGACGCTGCGCGACAGCGAGCTCGAGCACGAGCACCCCGCGCCCGGCCGGTGGCTGGTCGACCTGCCCGGCACCAAGAAGCTGAAGACCGTGTGCGGGCTGATCGTCGGCGAGCACGCGCTGCGGGTCGAGGCGTTCGTCTGCCGCCAGCCCGACGAGAACCGCGAGCAGCTGTGGACCTTCCTGCTGCAGCACAACGCCCGCATGTACGGGGTCGCGTTCTCCATCGACAGCGTCGGTGACATCTACCTGACCGGCCGGCTGCCGCACGCCGCGGTGACGCCCGAGGAGATCGACCGGATCCTCGGCGCGGTGCTCAGCTACGCCGACGACTCCTTCAACACGATGCTGGAGATCGGCTTCGGCACCTCGATCCGCCGCGAGTGGGCCTGGCGGGTCAAGCGGGGGGAGTCGCTGCGCAACCTCGAGGCGTTTGCTGCCTTTGCAGACCCAGCCGCCTTCGCCGATCCGGACTCCCGGCGACCGCAGGGAGACGGCGGGGAGTGA
- the mshA gene encoding D-inositol-3-phosphate glycosyltransferase encodes MPARRFRRSTTPRRVATLSVHTSPLDQPGAGDAGGMNVYIVETSRRLAERGIAVDVFTRATSSDLPPVVEMSPGVTVRHVPAGPFEDLGKEELPAQLCAFTAAVLREEAQHEPGHYDLVHSHYWLSGQVGWLAKDRWSVPLVHTAHTLAKVKNAALAAGDRPEPRARVIGEEQVVVEADRLIANTEEEARQLHHHYGADPRRTLVVPPGVDLDRFSPGDRMAARRALGIRPDAVVLMFVGRIQPLKAPDLLLAAAARMLADDPALRERLEVHVIGAPSGSGLDAPRQLEELAAALGIADLVRFVPPQPPHRLPLHFRAADVAVVPSHNESFGLVALEAQACGTPVVASAVGGLMTAVHDGVSGVLVEGRDPADYAAAIRRVLASRTFLAAGARRHAGQFSWDRTADTLIEAYTAAAGELAVAREAARLAPVRARTPLRAFPGAQVAQ; translated from the coding sequence GTGCCCGCTCGCCGTTTCCGCCGGTCGACCACGCCCCGGCGGGTGGCCACCCTGTCCGTGCACACCAGCCCCCTCGACCAACCCGGTGCCGGCGACGCGGGCGGCATGAACGTCTACATCGTCGAGACCTCCCGGCGGCTGGCCGAGCGCGGCATCGCCGTCGACGTCTTCACCCGGGCCACCTCCAGCGACCTGCCACCGGTGGTCGAGATGAGCCCGGGGGTCACCGTCCGGCACGTGCCCGCCGGGCCGTTCGAGGACCTCGGCAAGGAGGAGCTGCCCGCGCAGCTGTGCGCGTTCACCGCCGCGGTGCTGCGCGAGGAGGCCCAGCACGAGCCCGGGCACTACGACCTCGTCCACTCCCACTACTGGCTCTCCGGCCAGGTCGGCTGGCTGGCCAAGGACCGGTGGAGCGTCCCGCTGGTCCACACCGCGCACACCCTCGCCAAGGTGAAGAACGCCGCGCTGGCCGCTGGAGACCGGCCCGAGCCGCGCGCCCGCGTCATCGGTGAGGAGCAGGTCGTCGTCGAGGCCGACCGGCTGATCGCCAACACCGAGGAGGAGGCGCGCCAGCTCCACCACCACTACGGCGCCGACCCGCGGCGGACCCTCGTCGTCCCGCCCGGCGTCGACCTCGACCGGTTCTCGCCCGGCGACCGGATGGCCGCCCGCCGGGCGCTCGGCATCCGGCCGGACGCCGTCGTCCTGATGTTCGTCGGGCGCATCCAGCCGCTCAAGGCACCGGACCTGCTCCTGGCCGCCGCCGCGCGGATGCTCGCCGACGACCCCGCCCTGCGCGAGCGGCTCGAGGTGCACGTCATCGGGGCGCCCAGCGGCTCCGGCCTGGACGCGCCGCGCCAGCTCGAGGAGCTGGCCGCCGCCCTGGGCATCGCCGACCTCGTCCGCTTCGTGCCGCCGCAGCCGCCGCACCGGCTGCCGCTGCACTTCCGGGCGGCCGACGTCGCCGTCGTCCCCAGCCACAACGAGTCGTTCGGGCTGGTCGCCCTCGAGGCGCAGGCCTGCGGGACGCCGGTGGTCGCCTCGGCGGTGGGCGGCCTGATGACGGCGGTGCACGACGGCGTCTCCGGCGTGCTCGTCGAGGGCCGCGACCCGGCCGACTACGCCGCGGCGATCCGCCGGGTGCTGGCCAGCCGGACCTTCCTGGCCGCCGGCGCCCGCCGGCACGCCGGCCAGTTCTCTTGGGACCGCACCGCCGACACGCTGATCGAGGCCTACACCGCGGCGGCCGGCGAGCTCGCCGTTGCCCGCGAGGCCGCGCGGCTCGCGCCCGTCCGGGCGCGCACACCGCTGCGTGCCTTCCCCGGCGCCCAGGTGGCCCAGTGA
- a CDS encoding SDR family oxidoreductase, with protein sequence MYRELPSTGRVAVVTGASSGIGAATATRLAAEGFSVVLGARRLDRLTELAERIGGRALPLDVTDDGSVAAFCAQLDRVDVLVNNAGGSWDMDPVADADLDAWQQAYDVNVLGTVRMTKALLPALRASGAGDVVFVGSTAGLISYEGGASYTAAKHAIHTLAETLRLEIVGEPVRVIEIAPGMVRTDEFSRNRLGSQDRADNVYRGVREPLVAEDVADCIAWTVTRPHHVNIDLMVVRPIAQAAQHKVARDS encoded by the coding sequence GTGTACCGGGAACTTCCCAGCACCGGCCGCGTCGCGGTCGTCACGGGCGCGTCGAGCGGGATCGGCGCCGCCACGGCGACCCGCTTGGCGGCCGAGGGGTTCTCCGTCGTCCTGGGCGCGCGGCGGCTGGACCGCCTCACCGAGCTGGCCGAGCGGATCGGCGGGCGGGCGCTGCCGCTCGACGTCACCGACGACGGGTCGGTGGCCGCCTTCTGCGCGCAGCTGGACCGGGTCGACGTCCTGGTCAACAACGCCGGCGGCTCGTGGGACATGGACCCGGTGGCCGACGCCGACCTCGACGCGTGGCAGCAGGCCTACGACGTCAACGTGCTCGGCACCGTGCGGATGACCAAGGCGCTGCTGCCCGCGCTGCGCGCCTCAGGCGCCGGCGACGTCGTCTTCGTCGGCTCGACCGCCGGGCTGATCAGCTACGAGGGCGGCGCCTCGTACACGGCCGCCAAGCACGCGATCCACACGCTGGCCGAGACGCTGCGGCTGGAGATCGTCGGCGAGCCGGTGCGGGTGATCGAGATCGCACCCGGGATGGTGCGCACCGACGAGTTCTCCCGCAACCGGCTCGGCTCGCAGGACAGGGCCGACAACGTCTACCGCGGGGTGCGCGAGCCGCTCGTGGCCGAGGACGTCGCCGACTGCATCGCGTGGACGGTCACCCGCCCGCACCACGTGAACATCGACCTCATGGTGGTGCGGCCGATCGCCCAGGCCGCCCAGCACAAGGTGGCCCGCGACAGCTGA